TCAGTCACTCATACActcggtttttctctctctctctctctctgttcctctttcaatctctcactctccctgtctcactctctctttgtctctttctccctcttttctctgatctctctctctctctcacacagtctctttaAATGTCTCTCTCgttcagtcactctcactctctattttcctctctctcacaccctccttgTCTCTTTCtatttcttgtctctctctctctcattgtcgctctctcactcactccctctttctctctctcgctccatcactCTCTCGCTTTGTCAACCTTTCTCCGTCCCTCCCCCTCTCGTTCTCTCGcagtcgctgtctctctctccctctgtcacttcctcactcgttctcggtgtctcactctctctccctctctctctcttgctttcactctctctctctcagtctctctcttaccAAGTTTGTACAATGCGGTTTCGAGTTGGGACTGGTGTCCTGCAGTTGGTGATGAATCTTGTCCTTGTTTCGATGCTGGGGCGGAGACTTCTAGTCTAGCCAATGGTGCGGAGATGTCTGGTTGTCTAGCCAATGGCGCGGAGATGTCTGGTTGTCTAGCCAATGGTGCGGAGATGTCTGGTTGTCTAGCCAATGGTGCGGAGGTGTCTGGTTGTCTAGCCAATGGCGCGGAGATGTCTGGTTGTCTAGCCAATGGCACGGAGATATCGTCTTGTCTAGCCAATGGCGCGGAGACGTCTGGTTGTCTAGCCAATGGCGCGGAGACGTCCGGCTGTTTGGCTGGTGCTGCGGAGATGACCGGCGGTGAGAAGGCTACCAATTGGCCGATGGGTGCTGAGACAATCCCCGGTTGGCCAATGGGCGGAGAGGAGAGCCTGGCTTGACCAATGGGGGTGGAGGAGGCCTTCAGTTGGCTTGACACAGGCACGGAGACCCCTGATTGGCCAGCTACTGGTACGGAGACCCCTGGTTGGCCAAACAGCGGCGCGGAGACCTGCGGTTGGCCAATGGGGAGGAGGAAGAACTTTGATTGGCCGGCAACCGGTGCAGAGGTGGCGGATTGGCCAGCTTCAGATGTGGAGACCCCTGATTGGCCAGCTAGAGGTATAGAGACCCCTGGTTGGCCAATGAGAAGGGAGGCGATCTTCGATTGGCCGGCAACAGATGCAGAGATGGCAGATTGGCTATCTTGAGGTGCGGAGACCCCTGATTGGCCAGCTACTAGTACGGAGACCCCTGATTGGCCAGTTACAGGTTCGGAGACCCCCGGTTGGCCAATGGGAAGGGAGGAGATCTTCAATTGGCTAGTTACAGGTACATAGACCTCTGGTTggtcaacaggaagggaggagaccTTTAATTGGCTGGCTACAGGTGCGGAGACCTCTGATTGGCCAGCTACTGGTATGGAGACCTCTGGTTGGCCGATGGGAAGGGTGGAGATCTTCAATTGGCTAGCTACAGGTGCGGAGACCTCTGGTTGGCCGAATGGAAGGGAGGAGATCTTCAATTGGCTAGCTACAGGTGCGGAGACCTCTGGTTGGCCGATGGGAAGGGAGGCGACCTTTAATTGGTCGGCTACAGGTGCGGAGACCCCTGATTGGCTAGCTACTGGTGCGGAGACCACCGGTTGGCCAATAGGAAGGGAGGAGATCTTCAATTGGCCAGCTCCAGGTGCGGAGACCGCTGGGTGGCCATCTTCGCCCAGCGGGACCACTGATTGGCCCGCCTCGGGGGCCGAGGCCGCTGGTTGGACAGCTACCGGCGCGGGGACCTGggattggccagtcccgccggcggggacccctggttgggggggggcggtggcgttgGCTTTCGGCTCCTGCTCGGCGCCCCCTTcctcagcctcccctccctccccccctttctcctcccctccctcctcctcccctccctcctcctcccctccctcctcctcttcgtcctcctcctcttcggattcctcctcctctgactcttcCTCTTCGCTCTCCTCCTGCCTGACGGGGCTGGACACGGCGACCGAGACCACcagggccaggaggagcaggagtttGAGATCCATCGACGAGCTGActtccgcgagagagagagagacgcacaccttctttccttctccctcactccttcccgcTCTCCCCTCAGAGTTCCCGTCCGGCTTAGGGAGATGCACTGCGCCCGACTGCccttttatccctctctctctctctctctcctccctctcctctctgatgttcctgaccccccacctccacctcagaCAGCCCAGACCGAGCTCCAAGCAAAATAATCCCGGCCGGCTAAATCCCAAAGGCAACAAACATTCCTGGTTTTCCTCGGATTCCTGCTTCCTGAGTCAGATCCGACTGGAGGTTATTCGTTCCTCGCACCCCCCcctggatctggggggggggggacccctcgGGACATCCCACCTGGGGTCAGTCCCCCCCTGCTCCCCTCCTCACCGACAGACACACAACCCACCCTCGGACCCGCtcgtccagcaccccccccccccccccccccccactcattcaTCCGAGCTGTTTAGACAATCTCTTCATtttaaaggggagagagagagacgcagagagagagagagagacagagagagagagacagtgagagagacaaagtgagagtaagagacagagagagagacagagagagagagacagagagagggagagagagagagacagtgagagagacaaagtgagagtaagagacagagagagcgaggcagagagacagagagagagagacagagagagggagagagagacagtgagagagacaaagtgagagtaagagacagagagagagacagagagagagagacagagagagggaaagagagagacagagagagggagagagagagtgacagtgagagagacaaagtgagagtaagagacagagagagagacagagagagcgaggcagagagacagagagagagagacagagagagggagagagagagagacagtgagagagacaaagtgagagtaagagacagagagagagacagagaaagaaaggcagagagacagagagagagagacagagagagcgagagagagagagacagtgagagagacaaagtgagagtaagagacagagagtgagagtaagagacagagagagagacagagagagcgaggcagagagagagagagagacagagagacagagacagagagagggagagagagagagacagtgagagagacaaagtgagagtaagagacagagagagagacagagagagagacaaagtgagagtaagagacagagagagagacagagaaagaaaggcagagagagacagagagagagaggcagagagagagagacagtgagagagacaaagtgagagtaagagacagagagagagacagagagagagacaaagcgagagtaagagacagagagagagacagagaaagaaaggcagagagagagacagagagagagaggcagagagagagacagtgagagagacaaagtgagagtaagagacagagagtgagagtaagagacagagagagagacagagaaagaaaggcagagagagagacagagagagagaggcagagagagagagacagacagagagagagagagagacagagagagagaaagacagagagagacagagagagagagacagagagagagaaagacagagagagagagagacagagagagagagagacagagagagagtgagacagagagagagacagacagagagagagacagacagagagaaagacagagacagagagagagtgagacagagagagagtgagacagagagagagagagacagagagagagtgagacagagagagagacagacagagagagagacagacagagagagagacagacagagagaaagacagagacagagagagacagagagagagagacagacagagagagagtgagacagagagagagagagacagcaggagagacagagtcctgggaactccctaacagcacggtgggtggacCTACCCCACACGGGACcgcagcgggttcaagatggcggctcacccacccccttctccaggggcaattggggatggagatGAATAAATCTCGCTGCGGTTGGACGGGATTCTgttgagatcatgggcgggattctccaataatgggcctCCGTCCCCACGCTGGTGGGAAACCggctgggggatgaggggggggggttgtgtgagggCGAGATTCTGCTCTCTGGAGTTTGACGAGAGAGAggtcccccagggaccccatggcAGGGTGCCCTCACTTGGAGGATGAGGGGTAGTGTTCATGTGTGTGTCGAGGGGGTGACAATgcccatggtgggggagggggggggggaggcgtgtgGGGGACCCAGAAGCTCACTTagaaatcggggcaccctttcaaaatgggggGCCGATCTCTAAGTTCAGCTCCTCAGTGCTAGTGGAGGGGGCAAGTCTCCAGAtagggagtcggccattttggtccCAGGTTACAGTGTCGGCCATTTTTTTCACAGGTTAGGGTGTCAGCCATTTTGTTCACAGGTTAGGGTGTCGGCCATTTTGTTCACAGGATAGGGTGTCGGCCATTTTGGTCCCAGGTTACAGTGTCGGCCATTTTTTTCACAGGTTAGGGTGTCAGCCATTTTGTTCACAGGTTAGGGTGTCGGCCATTTTGTTCACAGGATAGGGTGTCGGCCATTTTGGTCCAAGGTTAGGGTGTCGGCCATTTTGCTCCCAGGTTAGGGTGTCGGCCATTCTTTTCACAGGTTAGGGTGTCGGCCCTTTTGTTCACAGGATAGGGTGTCAGCCATTTTGCTCCCAGGTTACGGTGTCGGCCATCTTTGGTCACAGGTTAGGGTGTTGGGCATTTAGGTCCCAGGTTAGGGTGTCGGCCATTTTGCTCCCAGGTTAGGATGTCGGCCAATTTGGTCACGGGATTAGGGTGTCGGCCACTTTGGTCACGGGATAGGGTGTCGGCCATTTTGGTCCCAGATTAGGGTGTCGGCCCTTTTGTTCACAGGATAGGGTGTCAGCCATTTTGCTCCCAGGTTACGGTGTCGGCCATCTTTGGTCACAGGTTAGGGTGTTGGGCATTTAGGTCCCAGGTTAGGGTGTCGGCCATTTTGCTCCCAGGTTAGGATGTCGGCCAATTTGGTCACGGGATAGGGTGTCGGCCATTTTGGTCCCAGATTAGGGTGTCGGCCATTTTGAACCAAGGCGAGATTAAATCCGTTTGTTCAAATGCTTGTGAATCTTTGTGATTCTCTGCCCCTCCCCTCTTCAGACGTCCCTGGGGGGGGGCTAGGGTTGGCAGATTCTCggtgtctcagggaattaagggatacggTTGGGGGAGGTTAGTGGGCTTGAGGCCCAAGACCCGCCGAAAGCAATGGTATTGGGTGAGGGAGctggctggatgggccgaatggttgttaTTTGTTGGGTTCTCAGGTAACCTCCCCTCAAGCTGAGGGAGGATCAGAATGGagggttgggagaggggaggggcagtTAATCAGGAAAGGAGGCCCATTCTCCTAttgtcacccacccccccaccgttgtcaaggctcgcaacctgccctactccatcgaggaagtacggacaatcaccagggactgccaggtctgtgcggagtgcaagctgcacttctactggccggaccgcgcgtgcctggtgaaggcttcccgcccctttgaatgcctcagcgtggatttcaaagggcccctcccctccaccgaccgtaacacgtacattctcagtgtggtcgacgagtactccagattccccttcgccatcccatgccctgatatgacgtctgccaccgtcatcaaggccctcagcaccaccttcgctctgttcgatatccccgccaacatccacagtgacaggggatcctcattcatgagcgatgagctgcgtcagttcctgctcagcaggggtatcgcctccagcaggacgaccagctacaacccccgggggaacggacaagtagagagggagaatgggatggtttggagcgccgcccaactggccctatggtccaggaacctcctggcctcccgctggcaggaggtcttccctgatgcactccactccattcggtcactgctgtgcaccgccactaataacacaccccatgaacgtctttttgccttccccaggaagtccacatccgggatgtcactcccgacttggctcgcagctccaggaccggtcctcctccgtaggcacgtccgactccacaaggcggacccgttggcggagagggtgcaattgctccacgccaacccccagtgtgcctacgcggcgtaccccgacggccgccaggatactgtctccctcggggacctggcacagaaggttccacacacacacacacacccctcccggcCCGGCTCCACTCCTCCGGAGCACCCAGCCGcagcccccccaggaccatccgtcctccccctgcccacgcccgaggatgaagaggatttcggaacgctcccggagtcactgaacatcaagccgacatcgccgccaccgctacgtcgctcccagcggaacattaaggccccggaccggttaaacctctaactgtcaccggacttcaaaagacattttattTTCTGCTCaactactgtaaatatagattaatTGCTGTTTTTAGTTCTCCacgacccccgccggactcaattttaacagggggtgaatgtggtaaatcactgttgcacctctattaggtgatgtaaggtaggacctgtactacaggtttgccggtagtccctgcctgctggctccgcccagtaggcggagtataactgtgtgtcctccgtgcagcagccatttcgccagctgttgtgggaggccacatcttagagcaataaagcctcagttgtatccaactcttgtctttgttcaattgatcgtgcatcactcacaaACCCCCCGCAGCGACCTTGTAAGGGCAAAGATATAGGTGGCcaaggttcagagagagagagagacagagcgagagggacagagagagagagagagagggacagacagacagggacagagcgagatagagacagacagacagacagagagcgagagacagagagagagagacacagagagagagacagagtcagagcgagagggacagagagagagacagagcgagagggacagacagagagagacagacagagacagagcgagagggacagacagagagagacagacagagacagagcgagagacagaccgagagagagagtcagagagagagagagacagagagagagagacagagcgagagggacagagagagagagacagagagggacagacagacagggacagagcgagatagagacagacagagagcgagagacagagagagagagagagagacacagagagagagacagagtcagagcgagagggacagagagagagacagagcgagagggacagacagagagagacagacagagacagagcgagagacagaccgagagagagagtcagagagagagagagacagagagagagagagagggacagacagacagacagagagagagagagacagagagagagagagaaggacagagagagacagagagagagacagagagagagacagagcgattgggacagacagagagagacagacagagacagacagacagagagagagcgagagacagagagagagagacagaaagagagagaggaacagagagagacggacagagagagagagacagagagagagagacagagagagagagagacagacagagacagagcgagagacagatagagacagacagacagagagagagcgagagacagagagagagagagacagaaagagagagagggacagagagagagtcagagtgagagggacagagagagagacagacagagcgagagagacagagacagagagagagacagagaaggagagagagagagatagagacagagagagagagtcagagatagaaggagagagacagagagagagagtcagagagctagagagagagcgaaagtcagagagagagacagagtcagcgagaaagagagacagagagagagagacagagagagagagacagagagagagagagacagagagagagacagagagagagagtcagagagagagggagagagacagagagcgagagagagtgagagacagagagagtgagagacagagagagagagagacagagagagagcgacagagagtcagagagagggagagagacacagagagagagagcgagcgagagtcaagagagagagagagtcagtgagagagacagagagctagagagagagcgagagagggaaagggacacagagggacagagcgagaggagagagaaagtgaggggcaggaagggacagagagaggcggagtgacagagactgtgagaaagagagagggggggggggggagtgagagacagggacagactgaGACCGActtggagagggagtgagagagagagtgaaggacagacaatcagacagagtgatccagcgagagagagagacagagagagagagagagacagagagagagagagggcatgatctgagggtgtggtggatggggagagggccgagggagagtgggggggggggggggggggaagtccctGGTCGTTTTTTCTCCCACCTGCGTGCAGCTTTGAACTGTTGGGTATCTGCAGAATGCAGCAGGAGGCCTGGGTGAGCTGTGTgctgtctgtacacacagagcacacAGGGCTTGCTGTCCAGATCAACTGATCCCTGTGTCTGCCCCGCTGTTTACTGGggaagtggccggggtcagcagtcaAAACACTCAACCCCCAAACCAAACAGTCTGATTCGTAGCAGCCAGTCCGCTGCCGGGGCAGATGTGGGTCAGCGCTGGGCACGACGCCCACGTTATTTATAaacgacacacaaacacacaggtcCGCAAACCAGGCGGACAAACAGGAGCTTGTAGCCCGTGGAGACACGCAGAGTCACCACGAGGTCAGGAGCGGGGCCTGCCCGCTGTCTAACCCCGTTGGTGTCATCGTCTCGCACAgcgggaggcaattcggcccatccagaggcatgctagctctctggagagTAATCCCCCTCGGTACCATTCCTcccctgtttgatggggacagtgtagagggagctttactctgtatctaaccccgtgctgtacctgtcctgggagtgtttgatggggacagtgtagagggagctttactctgtatctaaccccgtgctgtacctgtactgggagtgtttaatgcggacagtgtagagggagctttactctgtatctcaccccgtgctgtacctgtactgggagtgtttaatggggacagtgtagagggagctttactctgtatctaaccccgtgccgtacctgtcctgggagtgtttgatgtggacagtgtagagggagctttactctgtatctaaccccgtgctgtacctgtcctgggagtgtttgatgtggacactgtagagggagctttactctgtatctaacaccatgctgtacctgtcctgggagtgtttgatggggacagtgtagagggagctttacactgtatctaaccccatgctgtacctgtcctgggagtgtttgatggggacagtgtagagggagctttactctgtatctaaccccgtgatgtccctgtcctgggagtgtttgatggggacagtgcagagggagctttactctgtatctaaccccgtgctgtacctgtcctgggagtgtctgatggggacagtgtagagggagctttactctgtatctaaccccgtgctgtatctgtcctgggagtgtttgatggggacagtgtagagggaggtttactctatatctaaccccgtgctgtacctgtcctgggagtgtttgatgaggacactgtagagggagctttactctgtatctaacaccatgctgtacctgtcctgggagtgtttgatggggacagtttagagggagctttacactgtatctaaccccatgctgtacctgtcctgggagtgtttgatggggacagtgtagagggagctttactctgtatctaaccccgtgatgtccctgtcctgggagtgtttgatggggacagtgcagagggagctttactctgtatctaaccccgtgctgtacctgtcctgggagtgtttgatggggacagtatagagggagctttactctgtgtctaaccctgttctgtacctgtcctgggagtgtttgatggggacagtgtagagggagctttactctgtatctaaccccgtgctgtacctgtcctgggagtgtttgatggggacagtgtagagggagctttactctgtatctaaccccatgctgtacctgtcctgggagtgtctgatggggacagtgtagagggagctttactctgtatctaaccccgtgctgtacctgtcctgggagtgtttgatggggacagtatagagggagctttactctgtgtctaaccctgtgctgtacctgtcctgggagtgtttgatggggacagtgtagaggcagctttactctgtatctaaccccgtgctgtacctgtcctgggagtgtttgatggggacagtatagagggagctttactctgtatctaaccccgtgctgtccctgtcctgggagtgtttgatagggacagtgtagaggtagctttactctgtatctaaccccgtgctgtacctgtcctgggagtgtttgatgtggacagtgtagagggagctttactctgtatctaaccccgtgctttacctgtcctgggagtgtttgatggggacagtgtagagggagctttactctgtatctaaccccgtgctgtacctgccctgggagtgtttgatggggacagtgtagagggagctttactctgtatctaaccccgtgctgtacctgtcctgggagtgtttgatgggggcagtgtagagggagctttactctgtatctaaccctgtgctgtacctgtgctgggagtgtttgatggggacagtgtacagggagctttactctgtatctaaccccgtgctgtacctg
This portion of the Scyliorhinus torazame isolate Kashiwa2021f chromosome 5, sScyTor2.1, whole genome shotgun sequence genome encodes:
- the LOC140422589 gene encoding uncharacterized protein, producing the protein AEEGGAEQEPKANATAPPQPGVPAGGTGQSQVPAPVAVQPAASAPEAGQSVVPLGEDGHPAVSAPGAGQLKISSLPIGQPVVSAPVASQSGVSAPVADQLKVASLPIGQPEVSAPVASQLKISSLPFGQPEVSAPVASQLKISTLPIGQPEVSIPVAGQSEVSAPVASQLKVSSLPVDQPEVYVPVTSQLKISSLPIGQPGVSEPVTGQSGVSVLVAGQSGVSAPQDSQSAISASVAGQSKIASLLIGQPGVSIPLAGQSGVSTSEAGQSATSAPVAGQSKFFLLPIGQPQVSAPLFGQPGVSVPVAGQSGVSVPVSSQLKASSTPIGQARLSSPPIGQPGIVSAPIGQLVAFSPPVISAAPAKQPDVSAPLARQPDVSAPLARQDDISVPLARQPDISAPLARQPDTSAPLARQPDISAPLARQPDISAPLARQPDISAPLARLEVSAPASKQGQDSSPTAGHQSQLETALYKLESRVDQQEAAIQQLRDRQHNLEASAAAQVSGLNAKLGEVQKAIANISDATFANRRGIGELRACAKGRRVNAKCFLGVKAFETFDDGARLCRAGGGRLAMPRGAAEVEALATYTKAFFAPGNWPAWIGVTDRHSEGLYVFQDGARVTRSDHWFQDAQLGQPNGGARENCVALSTDDGKWWDKDCARRMYYICEYDY